The following coding sequences are from one Lolium rigidum isolate FL_2022 chromosome 6, APGP_CSIRO_Lrig_0.1, whole genome shotgun sequence window:
- the LOC124659900 gene encoding uncharacterized protein LOC124659900 produces MAVVVVCFVAAVSLCCVRLWDCGGSGCSGCTVALRSDFWRRTTASSANQVSSRASRQWRPRRRLLSRTEGPGSYPPRCASKCGSCSPCYPVHVAVPPGVPVTTEYYPEAWRCRCGNRLYMP; encoded by the exons atggcggtggtggtggtgtgcttcGTCGCGGCCGTCTCCCTGTGCTGCGTCCGCTTGTGGGATTGCGGTGGCAGTGGCTGCAGCGGGTGCACTGTGGCGCTCCGTTCAG ATTTTTGGAGACGAACAACAGCATCTTCCGCTAATCAG GTGAGCTCGAGGGCCAGCAggcaatggcggccacggcggcggctgCTGTCGAGGACGGAAGGGCCGGGGTCGTACCCGCCGCGGTGCGCGTCCAAGTGCGGCAGCTGCAGCCCGTGCTACCCGGTGCACGTGGCCGTGCCGCCGGGCGTGCCGGTCACCACCGAGTACTACCCGGAGGCGTGGCGGTGCCGGTGCGGCAACCGCCTCTACATGCCATGA
- the LOC124659453 gene encoding CBL-interacting protein kinase 11-like produces the protein MEERRTILMGRYEIGKQLGQGTFAKVYYARSLATGQAVAIKMINKNKVMKVGLVEQIKREISVMRLVKHPNVLQLFEVMATKSRIYFVLEYAKGGELFNKIAKEGKLSEDAARRYFHQLISAVDYCHSRGVYHRDLKPENLLLDENENLKVSDFGLSALDDCTRQDGLLHTTCGTPAYVAPEVLSRKGYDGTKADIWSSGIILFVLVAGYLPFHEANLIEMYRKISKADFKCPRYFSADLKDLLQKILDPDPSTRITISRIKRSPWYRRPVELNAKKNEPAPTRNTCSAEAATSGSTECSTSEGKQGSLSLPNLNAFDIISLSSGVNLSGFFGDAYGRREERFTTRQPATIVLTKLKEMAKRLKLKVKKKENGVLKLAAPKEGKKGFLELDAEIFEVAPSFLLVELKKTNGDTMEYQRLVKEEVRPSLKDIVWVWQGEQQQNSEPIVQGDQQQPPLPPPDQLQPALQQQEIQDQLHPRSPHQEQQDLQESPLPRQNGLKQPESHASRAG, from the coding sequence ATGGAAGAGAGGAGAACTATCTTGATGGGCCGTTATGAAATTGGAAAGCAATTGGGACAAGGAACTTTTGCGAAGGTGTATTATGCGCGAAGTCTTGCAACTGGCCAAGCGGTTGCGATAAAGATGATCAACAAGAACAAGGTTATGAAGGTTGGACTTGTGGAGCAGATAAAGAGGGAGATTTCAGTAATGAGACTAGTGAAGCACCCAAATGTCTTGCAGCTTTTTGAGGTTATGGCTACCAAGAGCAGGATATATTTTGTTCTGGAGTATGCTAAAGGTGGTGAGCTTTTTAACAAAATAGCAAAGGAGGGAAAGCTTAGTGAGGACGCTGCCAGGAGGTATTTTCACCAATTGATCAGTGCTGTTGACTATTGCCACAGCCGGGGTGTTTATCACCGTGACTTGAAACCAGAAAACCTACTCCTGGATGAGAATGAAAACCTTAAAGTCTCAGATTTTGGTTTGAGTGCCCTGGATGATTGCACAAGGCAAGATGGTCTCCTTCACACCACATGTGGAACTCCAGCTTATGTTGCCCCTGAAGTTCTTAGCAGGAAAGGCTACGATGGTACAAAAGCAGATATATGGTCCAGTGGAATAATTCTGTTTGTGCTCGTGGCTGGTTACCTTCCTTTCCATGAGGCAAATCTGATAGAGATGTATAGAAAGATTTCCAAAGCAGACTTTAAATGTCCTCGGTATTTTTCCGCTGACCTGAAGGATCTTTTGCAGAAAATCCTTGATCCAGATCCCAGTACTAGGATTACAATCTCAAGGATAAAGAGAAGTCCTTGGTATAGAAGACCAGTTGAGCTAAATGCAAAGAAAAATGAGCCTGCACCAACACGCAACACATGTTCAGCTGAAGCTGCAACATCGGGCTCAACAGAATGCAGCACTTCCGAGGGAAAACAAGGGTCCTTAAGCCTCCCAAACCTGAATGCATTTGATATCATCTCTCTCTCATCAGGGGTCAACCTATCTGGGTTTTTTGGGGATGCCTATGGTCGCAGGGAAGAACGATTCACCACTAGGCAGCCTGCAACAATAGTACTTACGAAGTTGAAGGAAATGGCCAAACGCTTGAAGCTAAAAGTTAAGAAGAAAGAAAATGGGGTCTTGAAGTTAGCAGCTCCAAAGGAAGGGAAGAAGGGTTTTCTTGAGCTTGACGCTGAGATTTTCGAGGTAGCCCCTTCCTTTCTCTTAGTTGAGTTGAAAAAGACTAATGGAGACACTATGGAGTACCAAAGGCTGGTGAAAGAGGAAGTAAGGCCATCACTCAAAGATATTGTATGGGTGTGGCAAGGTGAGCAGCAGCAGAATTCAGAGCCTATTGTACAAGGGGATCAGCAGCAACCACCGCTGCCACCACCTGATCAGTTGCAACCAGCATTGCAACAGCAGGAAATACAGGATCAGCTGCATCCACGTTCACCACACCAGGAGCAGCAGGATTTGCAGGAGTCGCCATTGCCACGGCAGAATGGCTTGAAACAGCCAGAATCACATGCTTCCAGGGCTGGATAA